The following are from one region of the Moritella sp. 24 genome:
- a CDS encoding DUF2442 domain-containing protein: MLTVNSVRYVGSYKLQISLSDGATGLFDVSNYIIKGTFKELSNETYLKLVEVDDSSMGICWPNGQDFSADTLECELDIINSHIWDSFFKAEESASDDFMIERECTIKDLL; this comes from the coding sequence ATGTTGACAGTGAATAGTGTTAGATATGTTGGTTCATATAAATTGCAGATAAGTTTGTCTGATGGAGCGACGGGCTTGTTTGATGTAAGTAACTACATCATAAAAGGTACATTTAAAGAACTATCTAATGAAACATACTTAAAGTTGGTTGAAGTTGATGACTCAAGTATGGGTATCTGTTGGCCAAATGGTCAAGATTTTAGTGCTGATACACTGGAATGTGAACTCGACATTATAAATAGTCATATTTGGGATTCGTTTTTTAAGGCTGAAGAAAGTGCTTCTGATGATTTTATGATAGAACGTGAATGTACGATTAAAGATCTATTATAA
- a CDS encoding TniQ family protein, whose amino-acid sequence MFRQRPAPHHDESLESFVIRIANKNGYDDVTRFLMAVKRLLQNIDTYKFQTFPTNISLLNPFSSKAHSTARTAALHKLGSLTFNEPVELLGIAINRTSIAYSPSTTGLIRGSEVIPRSLLRKGNIPCCPVCLHENGYASYYWHFTAYEACHTHNVSLIDKCTCGANYDYRKDGLSGVCNQCCEPLEINQLDPSDNFIMISKWLTGGINPPLPNIPISYRWGLLHWWEKNPELKIKLNDFVHLWHEWPLAFHIHINDKITFSIEHAVVSKSELRVKDVFDTLLFNAIRLPDRSLRHNLILRELVQFIDDHLWEQDGLIANLHMNAIEISVFLNCTLEQVASMVEQRLIKPFKRVKPGSPLNVTDYQFYLGDVFCLWLAEFQTDEFNRSFYVSRC is encoded by the coding sequence ATGTTTCGACAAAGGCCTGCCCCACACCACGATGAAAGCCTCGAGAGTTTCGTTATTCGGATAGCCAATAAAAATGGGTATGATGATGTAACTCGCTTTTTAATGGCCGTCAAGCGTCTCTTACAAAATATCGACACATATAAATTTCAAACCTTTCCAACAAATATTAGTCTACTCAATCCATTTTCTTCAAAAGCTCATTCAACCGCAAGAACAGCCGCACTTCATAAACTAGGTTCCTTAACGTTCAATGAGCCAGTAGAACTACTCGGTATTGCAATTAATAGAACATCAATTGCCTACTCTCCTAGTACTACTGGACTGATTAGAGGTTCTGAAGTTATACCTCGTTCATTGCTGCGTAAAGGGAACATACCTTGCTGCCCAGTATGCCTTCATGAGAACGGATATGCCTCCTACTACTGGCATTTTACAGCTTATGAAGCATGTCATACTCATAATGTAAGTCTCATTGATAAATGTACGTGCGGTGCTAATTATGATTACCGAAAAGATGGGTTGAGTGGTGTATGTAATCAGTGTTGTGAACCATTAGAAATTAATCAATTAGATCCAAGTGATAACTTTATCATGATTAGTAAATGGCTTACCGGCGGCATTAACCCCCCTTTACCAAATATCCCAATCTCCTATCGGTGGGGACTATTACATTGGTGGGAAAAAAATCCTGAATTAAAAATCAAATTAAATGATTTTGTACATTTATGGCACGAATGGCCTTTGGCATTTCATATTCACATCAATGATAAAATAACATTTAGCATTGAACATGCTGTAGTTAGCAAAAGTGAACTTCGTGTAAAAGATGTTTTTGATACATTACTTTTTAACGCGATACGTCTTCCTGACCGAAGTTTACGCCATAACCTTATCTTGCGAGAATTGGTTCAATTCATTGATGATCATTTATGGGAACAAGATGGCCTTATTGCTAATTTACATATGAATGCAATTGAGATCTCAGTTTTTCTAAATTGCACTCTAGAACAAGTGGCATCAATGGTTGAGCAACGTCTTATTAAACCATTTAAGCGAGTCAAACCTGGTTCCCCTCTCAATGTTACTGATTACCAGTTCTATTTAGGTGACGTATTTTGTCTTTGGCTTGCAGAATTTCAAACTGATGAATTCAACCGTTCATTTTATGTATCTAGGTGTTAA
- the yidZ gene encoding HTH-type transcriptional regulator YidZ: protein MKKSLAQLDFNLLYTLQLLSKEHSVSRTAKKLNVTPSTVSKSLRKLRDWFDDPLFVKTPKGLAPTPFTQSMEQDLADWLQISSQLLEKHSGDSPKGIQFDLAIESPLLLTMLNELAQKIQQHYTDAKIKTHNWDYDSLESIIRGETDIGLTGRESHPRSKESLHLLPYFIDFEILFYDLPVVYLHKDHPALQEKWNLETFLKYPHINIVWEKCETWALDEVLSEQGLKRDITLTMASFEQSLFMSAQPDQNMITTAPAYCQHYTKQQHPDLLCLPIPVDKTYHDKLLIPFTLIWHKRNAHNPKLLWLKETIKSLYCINQ, encoded by the coding sequence ATGAAAAAATCACTTGCTCAGCTTGATTTTAACTTGCTGTATACATTACAACTATTATCTAAAGAACATAGCGTATCAAGAACAGCAAAAAAGTTGAATGTCACGCCATCTACAGTGAGTAAGTCGTTGAGAAAATTACGAGATTGGTTTGATGACCCTCTGTTTGTTAAAACCCCCAAAGGATTAGCACCAACCCCTTTCACACAGAGCATGGAACAAGATCTTGCAGATTGGCTACAGATAAGTAGCCAATTACTGGAAAAACATAGTGGTGACTCGCCAAAAGGGATTCAATTTGATTTAGCGATAGAATCTCCGCTTCTGCTAACCATGCTAAATGAACTAGCTCAGAAGATTCAACAGCATTATACAGACGCTAAAATAAAAACGCATAACTGGGATTACGATTCCTTAGAATCAATTATCCGTGGTGAAACTGATATTGGTCTCACGGGAAGAGAAAGTCATCCACGCTCTAAAGAGTCATTGCATCTACTCCCTTACTTCATTGACTTTGAAATTCTTTTTTATGATCTTCCGGTTGTATATTTGCATAAAGATCATCCGGCCTTGCAAGAAAAATGGAACCTCGAGACATTCCTCAAATATCCACATATCAATATTGTTTGGGAAAAGTGTGAAACTTGGGCGTTAGATGAAGTATTAAGTGAACAGGGATTGAAACGAGATATCACGCTTACTATGGCTAGCTTTGAGCAATCATTATTCATGTCAGCTCAACCAGATCAAAATATGATCACTACAGCCCCCGCATATTGTCAACATTATACTAAGCAACAGCATCCAGATTTGTTGTGTTTACCTATCCCAGTAGACAAAACTTATCATGATAAGCTATTAATTCCCTTCACGTTGATTTGGCATAAACGTAACGCTCACAATCCGAAGTTGCTGTGGTTAAAGGAAACTATTAAATCACTTTATTGCATTAACCAATAA
- a CDS encoding MFS transporter has protein sequence MFRYLLCCFTLVLLYPTAIDLYLVGLPQIAADLHATEFQLHFAFSIYLIGMATTMLIAGKVADSIGRKPVAITGAIIFTVSSILAGMAEHSTQFLIARFIQGIGAGSCYVAAFAIIRDTLDDIQRAKVLSMLNGITCVIPVIAPVIGYLIMLKFPWPSLFITMALMGCVVSLLSSLILKETKPRKLTAINNIHSDCNLVQESFLERFFISRVVITSLGVMTILTYVNVSPLLIMGEMGFDRSEYSTIVAGTALVSMLTSFSAPFALSIFKERSLLLASQILFALAAAMIALTLYLNLNNHLYLLSFGLLCAGFAIGFGVSMSQALSPYSVRAGMASSLLGITQVSCSALYIWLMGAADINALNMLLTTLIIGSVISLALILWIPKPSHGHQYEKITCSA, from the coding sequence ATGTTCCGTTACCTTCTTTGTTGTTTTACGCTTGTACTACTTTATCCCACTGCCATCGATCTTTATCTTGTTGGCCTGCCACAAATTGCAGCGGATCTTCACGCAACTGAATTCCAACTGCATTTTGCTTTTTCTATCTATTTAATAGGTATGGCAACGACAATGCTTATTGCTGGGAAAGTGGCCGATTCAATAGGTCGTAAACCTGTAGCTATTACGGGAGCCATCATCTTTACAGTATCATCAATACTTGCTGGAATGGCCGAACATAGTACGCAGTTTCTTATTGCTCGATTCATCCAAGGGATTGGTGCAGGTAGCTGTTACGTGGCTGCCTTTGCAATTATCCGAGATACTTTGGACGACATCCAACGTGCTAAAGTACTTTCTATGCTCAACGGGATCACTTGTGTTATTCCTGTTATTGCCCCCGTGATTGGTTACCTTATAATGCTCAAATTCCCATGGCCAAGTCTATTTATTACGATGGCACTGATGGGGTGCGTGGTCAGCCTATTATCTTCACTGATATTAAAAGAAACTAAGCCACGCAAGCTAACTGCCATTAATAATATTCATTCAGACTGTAACCTTGTGCAAGAATCATTTTTAGAGCGCTTTTTTATCAGCCGCGTGGTTATAACTTCGCTCGGAGTGATGACCATTTTAACGTATGTCAACGTATCGCCTTTATTGATAATGGGAGAAATGGGGTTTGATAGAAGCGAGTATTCTACTATTGTGGCAGGTACCGCTTTAGTCAGTATGCTTACCTCGTTTTCAGCACCTTTTGCATTATCTATATTTAAAGAACGCAGCTTACTACTAGCATCGCAAATATTGTTTGCACTAGCTGCTGCGATGATAGCACTCACACTCTATTTGAATTTAAATAATCATTTGTATTTACTCAGTTTTGGACTGTTATGTGCGGGTTTTGCCATTGGTTTTGGTGTATCTATGAGTCAGGCTCTTAGCCCGTATTCTGTACGCGCAGGAATGGCAAGTTCATTGCTTGGTATAACTCAAGTATCTTGTTCGGCTTTGTACATTTGGTTAATGGGAGCTGCAGACATAAATGCACTGAATATGCTACTTACAACCTTGATTATAGGTAGCGTAATTAGCCTTGCTCTAATATTATGGATACCTAAACCTTCTCACGGTCATCAATATGAAAAAATCACTTGCTCAGCTTGA
- the csy3 gene encoding type I-F CRISPR-associated protein Csy3 produces MELPISLSFTGSIKPTDVTFHVCWPDTIRTPLKKTTRKVLGLFDGSSDGYESSGKVDESVSEYKLAQGNPHEVDFCCVPYGCKYIEAECSITISPELLNPLKCSDTYVKSMINQFVENYNSRIGMNEVITHYLINMCNGDWLWNNKKYAKTLNIEVILWPWNKQPFHFNDIRRNYYDGEHFKQTPHWNALVEQVIKSLTVSDELTILEIKATLTYPTNAQLYPSQTFTEKNKNKTSNQSDNNKKYQTTDIEGITSPIIGCYKVGAAIATIDDWYPNAEKPLRVGRYGVDKQDVIARRHPSSEKDFFSLLRRLDSFNELLLKKEKLNDADVADMHFIIANLIKGGLFQHKGK; encoded by the coding sequence ATGGAACTACCAATTAGCCTCTCTTTCACTGGCTCTATTAAGCCTACTGATGTCACGTTTCATGTATGCTGGCCTGATACTATAAGAACACCTCTAAAAAAAACGACTCGTAAAGTGTTAGGATTATTTGATGGTTCTTCTGACGGGTATGAAAGCTCAGGTAAAGTAGATGAATCGGTTAGTGAATATAAGTTAGCACAAGGTAATCCACACGAAGTCGATTTCTGTTGTGTCCCATATGGTTGTAAGTACATCGAAGCAGAATGTTCAATTACAATATCTCCAGAACTACTCAACCCTTTAAAATGCTCAGATACATACGTTAAATCCATGATTAATCAATTTGTAGAAAACTATAATTCCAGAATTGGTATGAATGAAGTTATAACGCATTATTTAATTAATATGTGTAATGGTGATTGGCTATGGAACAACAAAAAATATGCTAAGACCTTAAATATTGAAGTAATACTTTGGCCATGGAACAAACAACCATTTCATTTCAATGATATTCGTAGAAATTACTATGACGGTGAACATTTCAAACAGACACCACATTGGAATGCTCTAGTTGAACAGGTTATAAAAAGTCTCACAGTATCAGATGAACTCACGATCCTTGAGATCAAAGCAACATTGACATATCCAACAAATGCTCAGCTTTATCCTAGCCAAACATTCACAGAAAAAAACAAAAATAAAACGAGTAATCAATCCGATAATAATAAGAAGTATCAAACGACCGACATCGAAGGGATAACTTCACCAATCATAGGATGCTATAAAGTTGGTGCAGCTATCGCAACAATAGACGACTGGTATCCAAACGCGGAAAAGCCCCTGAGGGTTGGACGATATGGAGTAGACAAACAAGATGTTATTGCACGTCGTCACCCTTCTTCTGAAAAGGACTTCTTTTCTCTTTTAAGGCGTTTAGATAGCTTTAATGAGCTTCTTTTAAAAAAAGAAAAGCTTAATGATGCTGACGTAGCTGATATGCATTTTATTATAGCAAATTTGATCAAAGGTGGTCTGTTCCAGCATAAGGGGAAATAA
- a CDS encoding type I-F CRISPR-associated protein Csy2, giving the protein MKKIKDFNAEEYEDLNAALRNAFRPLSKPINISDDITLALIILTNLTEPIKKQKNLFDKSTSKEMLRCDKWWASCITAFKYRQSHNVKFPDIRAQGSIRIQSLTEVPPYLLSSVKLPTTDWCYAHDSKYMNTAVFFTSEFIWEDKITCLGDLLSDFDHPIWQQLKNLGCYQKTQRSVSNQLKKISKEIIDVDLTSNYLSQISLPDNKNSYISLSPVVSQTMQADCYQSLEGKYRVQCITRYSRATNMGVLPMTCGGAIRMIRSFPQIGQKKHNSVNNTNQWLNHQRTRAMQQYLSSYQWLSPITKIKIQRKLFTNEINQMIRDWLMLQPDSTLSAQQLTESLNYELSLKNYANRFAYEPKLTRLFKNQITGIKNTYKESKKTDSQPEGSCLTIPNLRVCSANAMSTPYSIGLPSLMAFFGFIHAFERRVKNKIANFKILSFAICIHTAHVENRGLTKEPVQKNFPKQTDVIKISTPATYDNWQCDLQFSLILHCDKHQHLTSEQICQLIPKRFARGNLSFAINNIHNFIYKASEQAAIESIPETIGQWITSDTAHSLSDFKDIIAVLENDHKAKVNCLGYALLETPHDKPGSLRSWPHALCEAVIAITKLSTINNNTNLDSIFWEYELSSFGPMLKTRKSNGTTN; this is encoded by the coding sequence ATGAAAAAAATCAAAGATTTCAATGCCGAAGAATACGAAGATCTCAACGCAGCTTTACGAAATGCTTTCAGGCCATTAAGTAAACCTATTAATATTTCTGATGATATTACATTAGCTTTAATAATATTGACTAACTTAACAGAACCAATCAAAAAGCAAAAAAACTTATTCGATAAAAGTACCAGCAAAGAAATGTTACGCTGTGATAAATGGTGGGCTTCATGTATCACTGCGTTTAAATATCGTCAGAGCCATAACGTAAAATTTCCTGATATTCGAGCCCAAGGTTCAATACGAATACAATCATTGACTGAAGTTCCTCCATACCTACTTTCTTCTGTTAAACTGCCAACAACAGATTGGTGCTATGCTCACGACTCAAAGTATATGAATACTGCTGTTTTTTTCACAAGTGAGTTTATTTGGGAAGATAAAATCACCTGCCTTGGTGACCTTCTTTCTGATTTTGATCATCCGATATGGCAACAGCTCAAAAATCTCGGTTGTTATCAAAAAACACAGCGTTCAGTGTCCAACCAACTTAAAAAAATTTCCAAAGAGATCATAGATGTAGATCTTACTTCAAACTATCTATCTCAAATCTCACTTCCTGATAATAAAAATAGTTATATCAGCCTTTCTCCTGTTGTATCACAAACCATGCAAGCTGACTGCTATCAATCACTTGAAGGCAAGTATCGAGTTCAATGTATAACAAGATATTCCCGTGCAACTAATATGGGAGTACTGCCAATGACGTGCGGAGGAGCAATTCGAATGATTCGCTCATTTCCTCAAATAGGACAAAAAAAACACAATTCTGTTAACAATACGAATCAATGGCTTAATCATCAACGCACCAGAGCTATGCAGCAGTATTTAAGTTCATATCAGTGGCTTTCACCTATTACCAAGATAAAAATTCAAAGAAAGTTATTCACTAACGAAATTAACCAAATGATTCGAGATTGGCTCATGCTGCAACCTGATTCAACACTCTCTGCACAACAGTTAACTGAATCATTAAATTACGAATTATCATTAAAAAACTATGCGAACCGTTTTGCTTATGAGCCCAAGCTAACAAGACTATTTAAGAATCAAATAACGGGCATAAAAAATACATATAAAGAGTCGAAAAAAACTGATTCTCAACCAGAAGGAAGTTGCCTTACCATACCAAATCTTAGAGTTTGTAGTGCCAATGCAATGAGCACACCTTATAGCATTGGGTTACCTTCATTAATGGCATTTTTTGGATTTATTCATGCTTTTGAAAGGCGAGTGAAAAATAAAATCGCTAATTTCAAAATACTAAGCTTTGCTATTTGTATTCATACTGCTCATGTAGAGAATAGAGGTTTAACGAAAGAGCCAGTCCAAAAAAACTTTCCTAAGCAAACAGATGTTATTAAAATCTCTACCCCTGCAACATATGATAATTGGCAATGCGATTTACAATTCAGCCTCATTCTGCATTGTGATAAGCACCAACATTTAACCTCGGAACAAATTTGTCAGCTGATTCCTAAACGTTTTGCTAGAGGGAATTTAAGTTTTGCAATCAATAACATTCATAATTTCATATATAAAGCATCCGAACAAGCTGCCATAGAGTCCATTCCCGAAACAATAGGTCAATGGATTACATCTGATACCGCTCACTCTTTAAGTGATTTTAAAGACATTATCGCGGTACTAGAAAACGATCATAAAGCAAAGGTCAATTGCTTAGGCTATGCGTTGTTAGAAACGCCACACGATAAGCCTGGTAGTTTAAGAAGTTGGCCACACGCATTATGTGAAGCAGTGATTGCAATAACTAAATTGAGCACAATCAACAATAATACCAACCTAGACTCTATTTTTTGGGAATATGAATTATCTAGTTTTGGGCCAATGCTAAAAACAAGGAAATCAAATGGAACTACCAATTAG
- the cas6f gene encoding type I-F CRISPR-associated endoribonuclease Cas6/Csy4, with translation MNWYYINIGFLPKHCNNEVLAAKCIRELHRFNYKYDTRNIGISFPQWNQETVGGTITFVSTNRIELEFIISRQYFKEMNELKNFQISQVNEVPPNCSFALFKRNQSIDKSTAAGQTRTSMRLEKRALARGEIYNPRKLQKDVTVTKHYHSLAETSSTKQRNFRLNIQMSASSTMQGCGVFSSYGLSNGDKRFQSVPLI, from the coding sequence ATGAATTGGTATTACATAAATATCGGCTTTTTACCTAAGCATTGCAATAATGAAGTATTGGCCGCCAAATGCATCAGAGAATTGCATCGATTCAACTATAAATATGATACCAGAAATATTGGGATCTCATTCCCACAATGGAATCAAGAGACCGTGGGAGGGACAATTACATTTGTCAGCACTAACCGAATTGAACTGGAGTTCATTATCAGTCGACAATATTTCAAAGAAATGAATGAATTAAAGAATTTTCAGATATCACAAGTTAATGAAGTTCCTCCAAATTGCTCTTTTGCTTTATTTAAACGAAATCAAAGCATTGATAAATCGACAGCTGCTGGACAAACACGTACTTCAATGCGCTTAGAAAAAAGAGCGCTAGCTAGAGGAGAGATATACAATCCTCGAAAACTTCAAAAAGATGTAACGGTTACAAAACATTACCACTCACTTGCTGAAACCAGTTCCACGAAACAAAGAAATTTCAGATTAAATATACAAATGTCTGCTAGCTCTACAATGCAAGGGTGTGGTGTATTCAGCAGTTACGGGCTTTCAAATGGCGATAAAAGATTCCAGTCCGTGCCTCTAATTTAA
- a CDS encoding GIY-YIG nuclease family protein, producing the protein MILTDNYVYCFTNENGEVVYIGRGVGDRVDSHYGKHAHNDDLHKAIQEDGLTHSYLAINISEDQAISVESFAIILYDPAYNKARGSNTQNFFKPCVNITGYKKNRSALTEMKSRTIDFFKPFKNKMGEEAWFELANRLYKENYIDSWKTFNKVMADHLGIEYTQLVTNEERFGRSLNGREAGLVGGRIAAIRKFCDENKLPSEERTQLEVKYWSYINEIGIDTFLDTKKIKMIDVWKGIDVTEDRSNSGRRSGQYKGDVMADGKEFTSIDTAEKYYKLSSGTGGQRIRSTTFLGWYYINWCGEGKDPTNTKVTGTEEAKKAGADAARKSKRWWKHQWQDSDEKYLQRLKIWNELEDIYNFWFKEGQKLGSMRFNKALQDKGFKYESNKFYEKVINLLRNHFKKVKYEDELTEYEAALEEMKIDSIQDRIDELQEKINSKLLNASSTSKVETEPNLQQPIE; encoded by the coding sequence ATGATTTTAACTGACAATTACGTTTATTGTTTCACTAATGAAAATGGTGAAGTTGTCTATATTGGTAGGGGTGTTGGTGATAGGGTTGATTCGCATTATGGTAAGCATGCTCACAATGATGACTTGCACAAAGCTATTCAAGAAGATGGTCTAACGCATTCATATTTGGCTATCAATATTTCAGAAGATCAGGCTATTTCCGTTGAATCATTCGCAATCATTCTATACGACCCTGCCTACAACAAAGCTAGGGGATCAAACACCCAAAATTTCTTTAAACCATGCGTTAATATCACGGGCTATAAAAAGAACCGTAGCGCCCTAACAGAAATGAAAAGCCGCACTATCGATTTCTTTAAACCGTTCAAAAACAAAATGGGGGAAGAAGCATGGTTTGAATTAGCTAATCGACTTTACAAAGAAAATTACATCGATTCTTGGAAGACGTTTAATAAAGTTATGGCTGACCATTTAGGCATTGAATACACCCAGCTTGTTACCAATGAAGAGCGCTTTGGGCGTAGTTTAAATGGACGGGAAGCAGGTCTGGTCGGTGGTCGTATTGCTGCAATCAGGAAGTTTTGTGATGAAAATAAGCTACCAAGTGAAGAACGCACACAGTTAGAAGTTAAGTACTGGTCATACATTAATGAAATCGGTATCGATACTTTCCTTGATACAAAAAAGATCAAAATGATTGATGTATGGAAAGGCATTGATGTAACAGAAGACCGTTCTAACAGTGGTCGTAGGTCAGGTCAGTACAAAGGTGACGTAATGGCTGACGGCAAAGAGTTTACATCTATCGATACTGCTGAAAAGTACTATAAACTATCATCTGGCACTGGTGGACAACGCATTCGTTCTACTACATTTCTTGGTTGGTACTACATTAACTGGTGCGGTGAAGGTAAAGACCCTACCAATACTAAAGTTACGGGAACTGAAGAAGCTAAAAAAGCTGGTGCTGACGCTGCTAGAAAGTCAAAACGCTGGTGGAAGCACCAGTGGCAAGATTCTGATGAAAAGTATCTACAACGCTTAAAAATTTGGAACGAGTTAGAAGACATCTATAATTTTTGGTTCAAGGAAGGCCAGAAGCTAGGATCAATGAGATTTAACAAAGCACTACAAGATAAAGGTTTTAAGTATGAATCAAATAAATTCTATGAAAAGGTAATCAATCTTCTTCGAAATCACTTTAAGAAAGTAAAATACGAAGATGAACTAACCGAATACGAAGCAGCCCTTGAAGAAATGAAAATTGATTCAATCCAAGACCGTATTGATGAGCTACAAGAAAAAATCAATTCAAAACTATTAAATGCCAGTTCAACTTCCAAAGTGGAAACTGAACCGAATTTACAACAACCCATTGAATAG
- a CDS encoding DEAD/DEAH box helicase, whose protein sequence is MKLRPWQEECVFTAVEHFKHSSKHFLCLATPGAGKTMMAAELAASLHESNLIDFILCFSPSINVAHSIRDRFSQRLNCRFDGVIGALGCSYTYQSLLFFNDDFWQIMNNHRVLVIFDEIHHCSGSTIENANAWGEEIILKIQSQAAYTLALTGTPWRSDKAPIALSNYIEPDGAIQCDYAYGLGEAVRDKVCRNPKIVLIDNEKLTVTQENKASKVFSSFQTLLDDPSVSYQAIITNDTAIRYALSLSCSKLREIRCINPNAAGLIVASSVEHAEYIMNILEVEFKQSAILVTYKQPDSQYLINQFRHSDTEWIVSVNMVSEGIDLPRLQVCCHLSHVKTELYFRQVLGRILRMNNAKNKDAWLYTFAEPLLSEFALRIQQEIPDVEVILDSNIKKEPNFKALHKRGFVGKRNGQLSLGMGIDSASVHQLSPYSTGQNKSCIDDLTFEIKGDFRERVISTFSSPF, encoded by the coding sequence ATGAAATTGAGGCCTTGGCAAGAAGAGTGTGTATTTACAGCTGTTGAACATTTTAAACACTCCAGCAAGCATTTTTTATGTTTAGCCACGCCTGGGGCTGGTAAAACTATGATGGCTGCAGAACTAGCTGCGAGTCTGCATGAGTCTAATCTTATCGACTTTATTTTATGCTTTTCACCATCAATCAATGTCGCCCACAGCATTCGAGATAGGTTTTCTCAACGTTTAAACTGCCGGTTTGATGGTGTTATCGGGGCATTAGGTTGCTCATATACATACCAAAGTTTATTGTTTTTTAATGATGATTTTTGGCAAATCATGAATAATCATCGCGTATTGGTTATTTTTGATGAGATCCATCATTGCTCTGGTTCGACAATTGAAAACGCAAATGCATGGGGTGAGGAAATTATATTAAAGATTCAATCTCAGGCTGCCTATACCTTAGCATTAACAGGTACGCCATGGCGCTCAGATAAAGCTCCTATCGCTCTTTCTAATTACATCGAGCCAGATGGTGCTATTCAATGTGATTACGCCTACGGGCTTGGTGAGGCCGTGAGAGACAAGGTCTGCAGAAATCCTAAAATTGTTTTAATTGATAATGAAAAACTCACTGTGACTCAAGAAAATAAAGCTTCAAAAGTATTCTCAAGCTTTCAGACTCTATTAGACGATCCTTCGGTATCCTATCAAGCGATTATAACTAACGATACTGCGATCCGTTATGCATTAAGCCTATCATGCAGCAAGTTAAGGGAAATAAGGTGTATTAACCCAAATGCAGCCGGTTTAATTGTCGCCTCTTCAGTTGAGCATGCAGAATATATTATGAATATTCTGGAGGTTGAATTTAAGCAGAGTGCGATATTAGTGACTTATAAGCAACCCGATTCTCAGTATCTTATCAATCAATTTCGTCATAGTGACACGGAATGGATCGTATCAGTCAATATGGTATCTGAAGGCATAGACTTACCTCGGTTGCAGGTATGCTGTCACTTAAGTCACGTTAAAACTGAATTATATTTTAGACAGGTGTTAGGTCGTATTTTACGTATGAATAATGCTAAAAATAAAGATGCATGGCTTTATACGTTTGCAGAGCCGTTACTTAGTGAGTTCGCATTGAGAATTCAGCAAGAGATCCCTGATGTGGAAGTTATATTGGACAGCAATATTAAAAAAGAGCCTAACTTTAAGGCGTTACACAAACGGGGTTTCGTAGGGAAAAGGAATGGACAATTATCACTAGGCATGGGTATTGATAGTGCTTCGGTACATCAATTATCACCTTATTCAACCGGTCAAAATAAAAGTTGTATAGATGATCTTACATTTGAGATTAAAGGCGATTTTAGGGAGAGGGTAATAAGTACTTTTAGTTCACCATTTTAA
- a CDS encoding helix-turn-helix domain-containing protein — MKDLAINVGLKIKVRRKEMRVSQDKLALLADIDRSYVGRIERGEVNITLEKLYEIAEVLECDAKDLLP, encoded by the coding sequence ATGAAAGACTTAGCGATTAATGTTGGATTGAAAATTAAAGTTAGAAGAAAAGAAATGCGTGTATCTCAAGATAAACTCGCGTTATTGGCTGATATAGATCGTTCTTATGTTGGCCGCATTGAACGTGGAGAAGTAAACATTACATTAGAAAAATTATATGAAATAGCTGAAGTATTAGAATGTGATGCTAAGGATCTATTGCCTTAA